In Ornithodoros turicata isolate Travis unplaced genomic scaffold, ASM3712646v1 Chromosome31, whole genome shotgun sequence, the genomic window TGTTCTTCAACCACTGTGTGTTCTTCTAAAAATATGTGCTTTGTCTACGTGAAAGAAGAGCTTTGTCACACAGAGGACGCGTACAGGAACGCTATGGCCAAATTCCAAACCAACcctcgctgaaaaaaaaaaaaaagcttgtcGAGCGTCACCTATCGCATGAAAGGCCAATGGGTAATCGGACAAAAGAGCATCTCTCAGGGGGTTGATTTGAAATAGGGCACTACGCGGCGCACCAGCATCAAATATACCAAAAGGTTAATCAAGACTACATCCATCTACGACACGGTACTACACCAGAGATCTGCGAATACCACGCACCAATCAATGAATTAATCAATTAACGGTTAAAATAGTTATTGGTTGCATCAAGCGCCAATACCGCAAGTTGCGCAGACTGTTTCATTGAGACTCTGCGTGAGAAGGGGGGCCTCAAGGGACAGTCAACTGCATCAATGATTTCCCCCGTCTATTAAGGCCTTCGGGTCTTCGCAGATCTCCGACACAATTCACTGCTGATAAACAGCccaagaaagcactgttctgtgGCAGACATTATTCTGGTCCACATGTGAGATACATTTAAACGTTCAACTCAACAGCCAAAAGAAGAAATGAGGGAGACCACACGGTGCACAAGCGAACCAGAAAATCCAGCGGCAGTATATAACGAAATAGTTGCACCAGCAGCGACATACAACATCAATGGTAGCAAAGAACAGTATCAGGTACTGCGCTGTGAGATGCAGGACATCGCATTGTATAGGACATGAACACCAGTAGCAGCTTATGAAGGTCTTGccgaagaacaacaacaccagAAGAGACCTAAATGTGTACCGTCATACTTCCGTATGTCTGAGTGACTAGTGATTAGCACTTTACCAACCGAGCACTTCAGTCAGTCATAAACGGAAGAGATCCTCGAAGTATAATATGTGGTTGTCACAAAACAAATTTCGTCGCGTATGCCGGAATTTACCGATGGCAACTGCTGATAGTTAGCGCTGCCCCTGGTATGATGTCACGAACAGCAATATTAGCAAGAAGGTCAAGTGAAGGACTGCTGTGTATATACGATTAGGGTAGGGGGTAGCTCCCCTGTGCGATTAAGGTATCTTTGTACCTTCTTAATGGGGTAGCTTTGTAAAAGCTATAGGCTGCTCCCTTGCTCTGATGCTGGGATTGTACCAATTAATGCAGGGAACACGTGGAACATCTATTATTAGGTGCCTCCAGAGGGAATGTCACAACCTCTTTATCTGATCATCCACTTTTTGTTTGGTCGTTTCCTTCGTCGTCTATTCTTATAGCCGATCTTTTTCATCCCGATTAGTAAGTACTGGGCAATAATTCTAATGCACCTATTTTATTCAGTGCCGAAGGTAAGCACCCAATGCGCCGTAAAAGACGGCTTTCTGCTCTATTTCGCGTCTCAAGTATAATGCCTTCATTTATTTATAATAATAACATAAACATTTGTTCCTTGAAGATCGATCTATTAATACAAGTGACATATTTAAAAGACACATTTAACAGTAGCACGGTCAAACCACGGTATACGTACTTAGTGTCTTTTTAGATGCAATATTTATAGGACTATCTTAATAACATAACGTAAAATGTATTTGATCACCTCGatacacaaaaagaaagaagcattTTTAAGAACACATTTGTACTTCTTGTGAAACGGAGGCCCATCGCTATCGTCACCACGTCGTGACCGTCACGTATGCTGCACGTCCTGCGCGTTATTGTACTACTGCCGACCACAGCCGTGATCTCTCAGCGAGCTTCAGTCGGCGTCGGAAGTCAGAAATCTCATTTGAAGCATCTCTGGATGGCCTTTCCGACATGAAAGACAGTTGAACACATTCGCGGTGTATTAAAACTCGTAAGCTGGCAACTTGTAGCGAGCGTAACAGTACGATCAGTTACTTCTCGTGTATAGCTGCGTATTGAGAGATACAATTAAACCTTGTCACTAGAACAGGAGTAGCAGACACAGTTGGGAAGGCTAAGAACTGCCCTCACATACAGGTTCGACGCTAAAAGACTGCGCCTATATATACGAATAAGAAGAACTAGAAATAAGTAGTCCGCTAGAAAAGCAACGACATGCAACTTGGACATGCGCGAATATACCAGAATATTAAAGAAAATCATTATCACAACAACGCGCTAGTTCACTGGAATGGTACGATGCCTTCAAGGACCATATACTACAGTCTACCGAGGAAATTGTGCACATTGGACCAGCGATCTTAAGACACAGAGCTATTTGTTAGGGAAGGCCTCTCCAATCCTAGAGGTCATACTCAACCCCTCGCGAGCACAAGAGCAGCACTTTCTAGTATCACTAATTTTCCAACAACCAGTAAGCAATAATCATCTTGCAGTGTGGCGCTTTCTCCGCGTATTTATCTGCTGCCATCAGCAATTAGTCTTCATGTTTTCATGGCATGTGAAAAGCGGATGTGTGAGACGCCGGGTATAAGATCTTCTTACACCTACTTCTGAGGGGCCAGATACCTTCTTTGATCCCACGAatgcagtgccggatttacagggGCGGGGATCCGGGGCAGATATGCGGAGTAATCCGTTATAAAGTACGAAATCATTCATATGTAGCGCTGCAGAAATTATCAGTACTATCACGAGTTACGTCTAACGAAGTAAACAACTAATGACCTCTCCTTATAGCACGCGCTTCAAATACCACATGGAACTGTGTAAGGGGCTCCTGGAAACATGTAATGAATGTCATATTACTTGatgaaagtaatggcattagtAACGCCTTACTACGCATGAAAAGTAATGACTAACGTATTACATTACCTTCCAAAACTGTAATCAATAAGGGTAATGCATTGCAATACACGTAATATGTTGACCTCTGGCACCCGGGCACTGCGCTTTGGGGGCCCATTTGCGTTGCCCGTCTGCCGGCTTGGAACACGAACTAAAACTTTCCGAGATCTTTTAACTAAGGAATCAGTAACTAGTTATGTAAAATCAATATGCTTCCGAAGGCCTCCTTCAATTTCGAATTTCGCCAACTTTCAGACTACCGTGATTCCTACCTAAGCCCCTAAACCCTCCCACCCTCCTAAAATTGTAaacacctaaaaaaaaaaattgtgaataaagacactctctccctctctctctctcactacCGTGTAGTTGCCCGCTGCCATAATATCAAGATGTTCCTCGCCGCACGAAGACCTTTGTTATGTGCTAATATTTCTgctttctctacttttttttcgGTATGGCGCAAATATTGTACTGTGTAGAAATTCTGACTGGAATTCCATGAGAATTTGAAGCAAAGTTCTCATTTACCTAAAAAAAATTGCCAAGGTGCAATCGGGCACTCGCTCCGACGGCCCCGTCCCTTTTAAACCTGGCACTGCATGTGTATTTCCCGCTTAAAATAGTTGAATGCCACAAAGTATCGAACGCATTAGTCATTGCACTTGTAGTTCAGTTCCGCAATTCGCTTCCCAAATAAGTAGACCCCATAGTGAACGTGAAGCCTTCCACTCCATGTCGGTCGCATAGTGTCCTTGTGATGATTGAAAAAGCTAAGGGTATACACAGATATTCTtatcaccaaaataaagttgttgcttgTCAGCGTGCAGGAGAGTCTCCTACCCTATAGGTGCAATTATACGCATCGTTGAGATAGAGACCAATGAACTTAACGTGATTTCCTAGTGCATAATTTAGGTACATGCATGCAGAGGCGGATCTAgggaagggaggggggggggggcgggtgTCCTGACCCCACCCTTTAATTTATGTCGTTACATATAGTTTAATTGACCTTAGGTAGTGTGGTAGGATGAGCTCCAAGGCAGGACCCCCCGCTCAGAAAAATCCCAGATCTGCCTCTGGGCACATGCTTTTACCAGCTTCGTATCCGCTGGTATGGTAGCAAAGGGAGTACCACTAACAGTTCAACAAGTGCTTCAACTATAGGGCGTGCAAGACGAGCCTTTGAGGCTCGAGTGTACTGTCCACGTTTATTGGCGGCGCAAAATTCAAAGATGTTTGCGTTTCTATTGTTAGTTACCTACTGTAAGCGATGGCTAGAGAAAGacatagtcgtgttcaacttaagaaagaaaagaaatctagtctgtcaactacatactccgttggagataaggagacgctACAgtgcgccaggagaaatactgcagcgccactaatgcgccatcagtaggggagcgcactttctgccgcagcgtaATGTCACGCgaccagtcttaacagccaatacagGAGCAGCGTGAgcatgatggattacattatctggtgCAGGGAGAGAGCGTGATCTCTCTGCCTCCAGCCATCCTGTCCGCGGCGCAGTAGTatttttgagagctgacggactagatttccttttcgttcttaagttgaacacgactatagataAATTCTTTTCCTGTCCGAAGACACGGACGTAAAGAAAAATATCCCGGCGTGGGAGCGAGAGACCGGCAGTCGAAGGAGGTTCTCCTATAATTAGCTGCTCTAGCGTCTGTTTCTGTCTGCAGTTTTTCGTTGGGATATCCTCTCAATAATGTTCCAATTGGATGAATGTCGGCTAGTCTTATCAGTTAGAGCTTTTGAAGAAAGCACATATGCTACGAACGTAACTTCCTTCCGTGGAGATCAGGCCAAGACACAGACGCCCTGTCGTAGCAATAAAAAGCTAGTACAATAGAGGGAAACGGTGGTAGCAGTATGCGTGGGCCACATGTGCGCCGATATTTCGCCATAGCAGACTGTTCTTTTGTTGAGCTCGGTTGAAAGAACAGCcatctgttcgaaatatgggTGGTTCCCAACATAAGCCTTTGTCTCTACCTATGATGGCCGTAGCTTGCTGTTTAACAGTTTCTGTGGCACCCTGAGGAACAGTTATCTCACATCAGCACGCTTCCTCAAACAAATTAAAGTTGCGGACAAGGAGAACATCCAATCGATTAAATGAATAAATATCAGAGGACAACGGACGGCATGTAACAAGCAACATCACCGATATTGTCCGATTGTCGCCCCTCCGTTGTGAAGCACCCGGTACCTCGGGATCTCTAGGTGGTGGGGAAAGTGAAGGCTGTGGCCGCGGCCACCGCGGCTTCTGCGTTGCTTGAGGCGTCTGAAGGCTGTCGGCCTCGGCCAGGAAAAGACCGAAGGCAGGCGATCTCCCTCAAGGTAGGCATCACATAACGAATATCGTCCGTATCAATGGCACACGTGAAGAAAAAGTAGACGGGTCTCTCCGGGTTGAGATCGGCGAAAGTGCGACGGATGAACTCTCTGGCAGCTTTGGGATCGCCCGGTGGACCCCGGTAGGCTGGGAAGTAGGCTCCCAGTGGTGCCCGCTCGATCTTCTGTTCCAGGAGGTCTTTCTTGTTGAGGAGTAGGAGCAGATGTGATTCGGCGAACCAGGGACTAGATACTATGGTGCTGAAGAGCGCTCGGGCACGCTCCATCTTTCCGGGGTCGTCGTAATCAGAAAGTGGCGCCACAAAGATCACTGCACTCACGTCTTGAAAACAATGAATCCATTTCTTGGGCTCAGAGCGCTGTTCGCCAACGTCGACCAGACGCACGGGACACTCGTCCAGTAAAAAGGGATACTCGAGAACTCCGCGGGACGGCGTCCGAACTCGAAGGTAATCCTCTCGAGACGGTACGTAACCAGGACATGTGACGCGGTGCACGTCCGGCAAGAAAGGTGGCAGACCACCGTACTCTGCACGCCTCTCGTAACACTCGCGAACACCCGCGTCCTCCCAAAGACGACGCAAGGCCTCAGACACTGGCTCGGTCAGGGGAGGCTCCAACGTCTCGCAGCGTACCGACAAAACCAACATTGCGTTCTCCACATTAGACGGGTTCTTGTACGGAATACCTAATGCATCCATCGCGCGCACGATGCGCTGCAAAGCTCCGATGAGAGCTTGAAACACACTACGAACGTGTTCGACGCGGTCGCGACGAGCATCACCTTCTTGAATGAGACGCACCTGTTTCAGAAACGTCGTCTTTCCCGCTTCTTCAGGTCCGAGCAGAAGAAATTTCGATTCACGGCGTGCTTCGAACCATTCCCGATTGAGCTGGCGTTCGATTTCTTCGTTCACCCGTTTTTGCAGCTTAGCTTCCTCGCTGAGGCAACATGTCATGGCGACCGGCGGCGGCATCGCTCCGATCAACAAGTGGATCCCATCATTTCAAGAGGAGGGGAAGTGCCTGGTAGAAAAAAGAATTCGACCGAGTGGCGCACACCTGTGGATTCTGGGAGAAGCGGTCCTTGACTCGCGTCACTGCAACGACGAGGAATCGGGAAAAAGGGAGCCTCCCTTCACAGCCCCGCTTCCCTAAATAACGGAAGCCCGAGAgaagaatccgaaactatacaTAGGCGTCGTCTGACCATCACGGCGGCAGGCCTTGGTAATAAATTTAGTTTTtcggtgtttcttttttttttacccgatATAGTATTCCCAGTCTAGtattacgtttttttttaaagatgtcCGAGAGGAACATTGCGTTTGAGGCTGACAAATGACGAGCTCTACGACCCAGCCTGAAAAATCGATAGCGGGAGTACTCATGCGATgattgtgtagcagacgacgcggtatGGAGGCGTCGCTGCGTGGCGATGGAGGACGCAGCATATGCGGAAACTACGATTTATTGAATTTGTATGGGCATTACTTCGACGCATTCCAGTTCGTTGTACGCCTAAAATACGGACGCGAAATGCGCTAGATCTGTTTAAAGCACATATTTTCGTACATCTTAGCGTCTCGCATTTGCCTGCAAAtacgacagagagagagagagagggtgaTGCTCTTGAATAATTTTTGTTCGGTATCGGCGGCTCCAGACCTGAGACATTTGCTTTAAGCCTCCGTCGCTGGCCAACGCTTTAATGCGTACATCATGTAATGAACAACAGGTACCAAAGTTTCACAACCACATAGTGTACAAGTGTTCCGAAGTGCACGAGTACGCAAGTGTATAATGCACTCTACGTCTGAGCAGAGCCGTCCCGATTCGAGCTCCCACATATGGCAGGTCAAAAaagcatcccccccccctttccacGTCCGCGTACGTTCCGCCCTAGCGTACGAAATACTAAAAGTCACTAATACCAG contains:
- the LOC135373767 gene encoding guanine nucleotide-binding protein G(q) subunit alpha-like — its product is MPPPVAMTCCLSEEAKLQKRVNEEIERQLNREWFEARRESKFLLLGPEEAGKTTFLKQVRLIQEGDARRDRVEHVRSVFQALIGALQRIVRAMDALGIPYKNPSNVENAMLVLSVRCETLEPPLTEPVSEALRRLWEDAGVRECYERRAEYGGLPPFLPDVHRVTCPGYVPSREDYLRVRTPSRGVLEYPFLLDECPVRLVDVGEQRSEPKKWIHCFQDVSAVIFVAPLSDYDDPGKMERARALFSTIVSSPWFAESHLLLLLNKKDLLEQKIERAPLGAYFPAYRGPPGDPKAAREFIRRTFADLNPERPVYFFFTCAIDTDDIRYVMPTLREIACLRSFPGRGRQPSDASSNAEAAVAAATAFTFPTT